The window GATTTCATGGATCACGCCATTATCCTCAAATGCGAAACAGCCGAATATTCTCATGATCCTGGTAGACGACATGGGCTGGTCGGATATTGGTTGCTACGGTGGTGAGGTGCAGACCCCAAACCTGGATCGTCTGGCTGAGGGGGGCGTCAGATTCACCCAGTTCCACAACACATCGAAGTGTTTCCCATCACGTGCCTGTTTGATGACCGGGCTCTATGCCCAGCAAAACGGAAATCACAAATCCTTCCTCCCGTATACGAATGCCGTAACGATTGGCGAAGTGCTGCAAACCGCAGGGTATCGCACCTTCTGGGTGGGCAAACACCACAGCACGGAAAATGCATTCGACCGCGGCTTTGATCACTATTACGGCTTGCTCGATGGAGCCAGTAACCATTGGAATCCTGGCAATCAACGCAAAGGCGAACCAATCCCCGGCAACAAATCAAAAGACAAGCCTTGGAGGGTCTATGCCTTCGACGACGAGGTGCTCAAACCTTACACACCCCCGAACGACGACTATTACTCAACCGATGCCTACACCGATTGGGCACTCGGATTCCTCGAACGCTACCGAAATGAGGACAAACCCTACTTCATGTATCTCTCCTATCAGGCACCGCATGATCCACTCCATGCCTGGCCGGAAGATGTAGCAA is drawn from Verrucomicrobiota bacterium and contains these coding sequences:
- a CDS encoding sulfatase-like hydrolase/transferase — its product is MKLAQSIFIIAISWITPLSSNAKQPNILMILVDDMGWSDIGCYGGEVQTPNLDRLAEGGVRFTQFHNTSKCFPSRACLMTGLYAQQNGNHKSFLPYTNAVTIGEVLQTAGYRTFWVGKHHSTENAFDRGFDHYYGLLDGASNHWNPGNQRKGEPIPGNKSKDKPWRVYAFDDEVLKPYTPPNDDYYSTDAYTDWALGFLERYRNEDKPYFMYLSYQAPHDPLHAWPEDVAKYIDHYRVGYEAIAEARYKKQFELGLIDETFPRSEPSHVPWSEVTPEEK